The following are encoded together in the Natrinema salifodinae genome:
- a CDS encoding BolA family protein, whose product MKPAEVEELIESGLEDADATVTHARDEHDEDHLAATVVSPAFEGLPLVQQHQQVYDALDDHMTTDIHALELSTYTPEEYEDLDAQ is encoded by the coding sequence ATGAAGCCAGCCGAAGTCGAGGAACTCATCGAATCGGGGCTCGAGGACGCGGACGCGACCGTCACCCACGCCCGCGACGAACACGACGAGGACCACCTGGCCGCGACGGTCGTCTCACCGGCCTTCGAGGGCCTACCGCTCGTCCAGCAGCATCAGCAGGTCTACGACGCGCTCGACGACCACATGACGACCGATATTCACGCCCTCGAACTGTCGACGTACACGCCCGAAGAGTACGAGGATCTCGACGCCCAATAG
- a CDS encoding universal stress protein, with protein sequence MGSKSIETDEPATIGGRDIADAPTNETEHGEGQFDRVLVAVEAETDEAVSEIATSLAARHDARVDALSIVRMTASVDHWDMVVERREDSAEAALDAVGDAAAETDIDVAKRLRYGDPATEIARYAAETDVDLIVMGEPDRSGLRRYLAPTSVTDQVRRDASVPVLTVPSLSR encoded by the coding sequence ATGGGATCGAAGTCGATCGAAACGGACGAACCGGCCACGATAGGGGGCCGCGACATCGCGGACGCGCCGACGAACGAGACGGAGCACGGCGAGGGGCAGTTCGACCGCGTGCTGGTCGCGGTCGAGGCAGAAACAGACGAGGCGGTCAGCGAGATCGCCACCTCGCTGGCCGCCCGTCACGACGCGCGCGTCGACGCGCTGTCGATCGTACGTATGACCGCGTCCGTCGACCACTGGGACATGGTCGTCGAGCGACGGGAGGACAGCGCCGAAGCGGCGCTTGACGCGGTCGGCGACGCGGCCGCCGAGACCGACATCGACGTCGCGAAACGGCTCCGATACGGGGACCCCGCGACGGAAATCGCCCGATACGCGGCGGAAACTGACGTCGATCTCATCGTCATGGGCGAACCGGACCGGAGCGGCCTCCGCCGCTACCTCGCGCCGACGAGCGTCACCGACCAGGTCCGACGCGACGCGTCGGTCCCGGTCCTCACGGTCCCGTCTCTCTCCCGGTAA
- a CDS encoding PH domain-containing protein: MESLHPRIRLLWIARGALAAVVFGVGLAAVERWLVAVPTSAIAGAVALGLLLGVVYAVRLYQAWRFELQDDALYLERGVVTFVETAVPFVRVQHVDTQFGPVERVLGLSSVVVYTAGSRNADVRIPGLTPDRARRLQDTLRELAVESEAEDAV; encoded by the coding sequence ATGGAATCGCTGCATCCGCGCATCAGACTGCTCTGGATCGCCCGCGGAGCGCTCGCGGCGGTCGTCTTCGGCGTCGGCCTCGCCGCGGTCGAGCGGTGGCTGGTCGCCGTCCCGACGTCCGCGATCGCCGGAGCGGTCGCCCTCGGACTCCTCCTGGGCGTCGTCTACGCCGTCCGCCTGTACCAGGCCTGGCGGTTCGAACTCCAGGACGACGCGCTCTACCTCGAACGGGGTGTCGTCACCTTCGTCGAGACCGCGGTCCCGTTCGTCCGCGTCCAGCACGTCGACACGCAGTTCGGCCCCGTCGAACGCGTGCTGGGGCTCTCGAGCGTCGTCGTCTACACGGCTGGCTCCCGGAACGCCGACGTCCGGATCCCGGGGCTGACGCCGGACCGGGCCAGGCGCCTGCAGGATACCCTCCGCGAGCTGGCCGTCGAAAGCGAGGCCGAGGATGCCGTCTAA
- a CDS encoding PH domain-containing protein, which translates to MNRLHPLSAVSMAVQRGVTGLSIPIFLVSISSGVFDVVDVGWLFVLAPLGLVAGVAYGLAYYYRFTYAVTADTFDVTAGVVAKRAREIPYRRIQNVDVSQGVVQRVLGLAVVSIETAGGGDTEATLQFVGDAEAQRLQREIRDRTAAVKERRRQAGATGSGAETDAAADRGRAPDTTDAPQTDAATADAGSERAPASTPSAARASEAGAARSGRTRRQRLFALEPRDLLLYSLSSFRPAAGAGLLFVFFVASDAIVDYLLAVARPVGGPTDLQSGTAGSYGILTLISVVNGVAVTYLLNVGYTFVAYYDFRLGRAGDDFVYERGLLQRYSGSIPAEKIQSVTITDNPIQRLLGYAGLWVETAGYGPDSSGGSQSAVPLAADTRIRRFAENLTGVETPDFRRPPPLARRRYLVRYSLVAAVVVAAAFGLARATSLERWYLAAVVFAAVPPAAHLRYVHLGYFVGEDHLVVRSGFWKRRTTVIPYYRIQTVSTRRSVFQRRLGLASLVVDTASSRTFVWGTPTIRDVDLETAREIHGTGRERLQSALRERARADDIGLSVDFT; encoded by the coding sequence ATGAACCGGCTTCATCCACTCAGCGCGGTCTCGATGGCCGTTCAGCGGGGCGTCACCGGGCTCTCGATCCCGATCTTTCTCGTGTCGATCTCGTCGGGCGTCTTCGACGTCGTCGACGTCGGGTGGCTCTTCGTTCTGGCCCCGCTCGGCCTCGTCGCCGGCGTCGCGTACGGCCTGGCGTACTACTATCGATTCACCTACGCGGTCACGGCGGACACGTTCGACGTCACTGCGGGCGTGGTCGCTAAGCGCGCCCGCGAGATCCCCTACCGGCGGATCCAGAACGTCGACGTCTCCCAGGGCGTGGTCCAGCGCGTGCTCGGCCTCGCCGTCGTCTCGATCGAGACCGCCGGCGGCGGCGACACCGAGGCGACGCTGCAGTTCGTCGGTGATGCCGAGGCGCAGCGCCTGCAACGGGAGATCCGCGACCGGACCGCGGCGGTGAAAGAGCGGCGCCGCCAGGCGGGTGCGACGGGGTCCGGTGCCGAGACCGACGCGGCCGCCGACCGCGGCCGGGCGCCCGATACGACGGACGCACCGCAAACCGATGCGGCGACGGCGGACGCCGGCTCCGAACGGGCCCCCGCTTCGACGCCGTCCGCGGCGCGGGCGTCCGAAGCGGGGGCGGCCCGCTCCGGCCGGACCAGGCGACAACGGTTGTTCGCCCTCGAGCCGCGAGACCTGCTCCTGTACTCGCTGTCCTCGTTCCGGCCGGCCGCCGGCGCGGGACTGCTGTTCGTCTTCTTCGTCGCGAGCGACGCGATCGTCGACTACCTCCTCGCGGTCGCCAGGCCCGTCGGCGGCCCGACGGACCTCCAAAGCGGGACCGCCGGGAGTTACGGGATCCTGACGCTGATCTCGGTCGTCAACGGGGTCGCCGTCACCTACCTGCTGAACGTCGGGTACACGTTCGTCGCGTACTACGACTTCCGGCTGGGCCGGGCCGGCGACGACTTCGTCTACGAGCGGGGGCTGCTCCAGCGCTACAGCGGATCGATCCCCGCGGAGAAAATCCAGTCGGTGACGATCACCGACAACCCGATCCAGCGGCTGCTGGGCTACGCCGGCCTCTGGGTCGAGACCGCCGGCTACGGCCCCGATAGCAGCGGCGGCAGCCAGTCGGCCGTCCCGCTGGCCGCCGATACTCGAATCCGGCGCTTCGCCGAGAACCTCACCGGGGTCGAGACGCCCGACTTCCGGCGGCCGCCGCCGCTGGCCCGACGGCGCTACCTGGTCCGCTATTCGCTGGTCGCGGCCGTCGTCGTCGCCGCCGCGTTCGGCCTCGCGCGAGCGACCTCGCTGGAGCGGTGGTACCTCGCTGCGGTCGTCTTCGCGGCCGTCCCGCCCGCGGCCCACCTGCGGTACGTCCACCTGGGTTACTTCGTCGGCGAGGACCACCTGGTGGTCCGATCCGGGTTCTGGAAGCGGCGCACGACCGTCATCCCCTACTACCGGATCCAGACGGTCTCGACGCGGCGGTCGGTCTTCCAGCGACGGCTCGGCCTGGCCTCGCTGGTCGTCGACACCGCCAGCTCGCGGACGTTCGTCTGGGGAACGCCGACGATCCGCGACGTCGACCTCGAGACGGCCCGCGAGATCCACGGGACCGGCCGCGAGCGACTCCAGTCGGCGCTTCGCGAGCGCGCCCGCGCGGACGATATCGGGCTTTCGGTGGATTTTACCTGA